DNA sequence from the Lynx canadensis isolate LIC74 chromosome B2, mLynCan4.pri.v2, whole genome shotgun sequence genome:
GCAAATCCTCAGAGCTTCTAACTCGAAATTATTTCCAGAACCTGACCACTGTGCTCTGCCTCTACCTTGACCACCCTGGGCTCTTGGATGTGCTAGCAGCTCCTCGGTGGTCTCCCGAATCCTGCCCTTGCCCCTTCGGGCTGCTCTCAACACGGAAGCTGGGGAGACTCTTGTAAAATGTGAATCTGATCATGTCCCTCCTCCGCTCCAAAGCCCCCAGCAACTCCCACCTCAGCAGAGGGAAGGCAAAGTCCAAACAATAGCCTACAAAGTCCACGATCTGGTcccacctccctcttcctccctgactccctctgctccagccactcCAGCCTCTTCACTTTTCTTCCACACTCTTCCACCAGGCCTCCtcctgcctcggggcctttgcatTGACTATTCCTGccacctggaatgctcttcccccagatatcTTTGTGGTTGCCTGCCTCGCCGTCTCCAGGTCTCAGCGCTAATACCGTCTCCTCATGAAGCCCGCTCTGACCACCCTGTTGAGGTTGCAACCCATCTGCCTCCAGTCCCTGCCTTATTTTCCTCCACGGCACCTGTTAGGACCGGCCACATTGTGATGCTTGCTTCTGTATCCTGTCTGTAGTCTGCTGCCCGTCCTTCTGACATCTCATTTCCAGTCCCCCACTCCAGTGTGAGCTTCACGAGCTTGGAGGatgtatctgttttgttcactgcccTATTGCCAGGGCCCAGAACTGAGCCATGCTTCACACTTAGGGCTCAGCGTCTTCTCATCTGGATAAATGAGGCTGAGAACTTAAGAGCCGCGCTGGACAAACTCAAGGCTCGCTCAGGCCGCCACGATCTGTGCATCCTAACGCAGCACTGCGGGCCCCAGGTCCTGGGTCTTGACACTGTAGTCGTCTCCCAGGGCACCCTTGTCCTCTGTCTCCTGGTGACCGCAGTTGCCCCCTGACTCGTCTCCTGCCTCCACTTGTGCGGTCCCAGGTCTTTCTAAGTCAGATGAGATGACTTCCCTGCTGTGAACTGCCCAGTGACCTTCCAGACATGGTGCCTGGACCACTAGGCCCTGCCACTCTCTTGTCCTCTCCCAAGTGCGCCCTGGCCTTGGGGGCCTCACACCTACCACATGCTTCCTGAGCAGGGCCTTTGCTGGCACTTTTCCTTCTGGGACGTTCTTGCTCTAGCTGTTTGCATCACAGGCTCCTTCTCATCATTCTGGTTCCAAATCaaataaatgtcaccttctctgaGAGGCCTCCTAGCCAAAGcagtgcccccagcccccaccccctcaccctctATCATGCCTCCTTACCCGGTGCCTTATTTGAGATAGCTGTGTCATTGTTGGTGTCTGTATCTCTCCTAGGATGGAACTTGTTGCCTGAATGTCTGGTTTGCTGCTGTGTTCCAGAACAATCTGTGGCTGGCAGGGGGAACCCTTCCCCACACTAGGTTTCTCTGCATTGTCCCCCTGTCTGCTCACCTTGATAACTtcgttttcttcttcctctgtggGCTCCACAGGGTCCAGAGGGCCCACTTCCTCAGACCTCTGCTGTACAATCAGGGATTTCTTTTGCCCTTTGTTCCGCTCCTTTTCCTAAGGGCAGAGCACAAATTTGCACAAAACCTGCCATCTCTCCACCGCCCAGATGGCCCTCGCCTGTCTCTGCCCAGGGTGCTAAGTGGTCTGAGCTTCCCACAGGCCAAAAGAGTTCTCCCAGGTGCCTCTACATGAGGAGTTCCAGAAACCCAACGGCTTACAAATGGCCCTCAGAGTCGTTCACCAATAGGTCAACTTGAAGAAGAATCCGTTCCTTTGTAGTTCAAGCATTGCACCCAGATTATTACtgttaattaagttaaaatgctgaaaataagGGCTGCCCTTCATGCATATTAAGTgtggaaatgtgtttttcttcGCAGAGAGCCCATAAAAAAGGTGGCAAGACAGCCTCGCCTGGGAGGGCGCCATGGGGTGGCCCAGAAGCTGGAGTCCCTGGGAGGTGATTTATAAGAGGCGAGACAGGGAGATGAATTATGGAGGAAGGAGTTTGCAGCTTCTTCAGAGAAATCCCGGTGCCTGGCAATTCTGAGGAGCAAAACCACAGAGCGGATCAACGCAAAGCGTTCTTTGGTTGCCATTTTGCTAGTTTATGTTCTACCGACGTTGATTGTTTCTGCCCAGACCTAAACCTTATGTGACATCCTGCTTGCCAGGTCCCGGGGCACCGAGATCAGACACACCTCAATCCTTTGGCTTCTCTAATGACCCCCTTGGGATTCAGCTCTGGGCCTTGCCTGGGACACGGTGATTCTAGAACAATTGGTTGTCCCTTCTGGAGAGGAAGCCGGTGGTAGAGAAATTAGGTTTAGAGAGCCTGCTGCCTCTCTTCCATATTTCTATGTCTACCCCTGAAGAAGGGGAGCTGGGGCCGGCCTTGCCTCTGCAAAGGACATAGGCCACTGGGTATGTGGAAGCTTGCCCCTGACAGAGTATGGAGGTGCAGAGGCCATGCGACCTCCCAGAGAACGGATTCGTGTGTTTGTCCCTACTGGAGCCGAGTCTCAGGTGGGACACGACAGTCCCATCCAGCTCCTCTggtcaaagagaaacaaatatcTGCACAAGATACTCAGAACCGCTTGACATCCAAAGTAAAAGGCACGGGGAGCCAGGTCTGGCAATCCAGTTTTCCAGAGGCCCTGCTGCCCGAGTTCCATTAAGCCTGTCTTGTTTTCttccgggtttttttttttttaatattttttaaaatgtttatttatttttgagagagagagagagagagactgcatgtgaacaggggaggagcagagagagagggagacacagaatccgaagcaggctccaggctccgagctgtcagcacagagcccgatgtggggtgcgaacttgtgagatcatgacctgagccaaagtcggacgcccaaccgactgagccacccaggcccctttTCTGGCTTCTAAAGAAGAGGCTCTGACCAGCACTCCGTGGGGGACCAACCCCTcgccccctccttctctctgaagacCGCTGCTCAGTTCTCACCTTTTCCCTTCCGACACCCCAGGGAGGCTTCTCCCGCCTCTGAACTTAGCACTTAACCATCAGCATCACTTACTGGGCAATTAATCCCGTCCTGCCTTGTGCCGTGTccctttgttttctattgttagCGAATTTTTCATACGATTGTATCTTGGCTCCTAAGCCTACTCCTTGAAGACGGAGGTTCCTCGACTTCCTCGCATGCCTGGCCTCTCACCCAGGGTGGCCCTTTGTACTACGGagatgctcagcaaatatttatcggCGTGTTAATTGAAAATTTCCTCTGAAGGATGGGCAGGGTGGGAAAAGATGTCACTTGTGGGAGCCGCTGTCACCTTTGATTGGTGCTAGTGGGGAATGAAGGCCGCAGGGAGGCAGCTGGAGTTTGGGGTCAGCTTGGGTCTGGGTCCTTCATGATCCCCTCGATGTCACTGATGCCAGCTATGCAGCTGATTAAACGTGGGTTTCCCCCAAGGGACACTTGTGCCTTAGAGAGACTAACACCACTTCAGCGCTGAGCAGCTGTGAGTCACTTGGACCACGCTGGGGAGGCAGGCAGCCTGGGGGATTTCCTACCCGAATCCTCTGGAGCTCGCTGTGGGTGAAGATGGGAACGAAGGCTTCCGTCTGGGAGGCCAGCATGACGGCCACGTGCACCATCAGCAGGACAGCCACGGCCTTGCGGGACACCATCCTGGGGCTGAACAACGACAAGAAGCTCTTGTCAGGTTCACGGCGCACGCCCTGCCGATAGCTGTGACGTTGAGCAAGCCGCTCGGCCTCTCCTCGTGTGGGCCGGGTGTGGGGCTTTACCAGAGGAGCTCAGAGGCCCTTCTCTGCCCCAGAGAGGTGAACAAGTGCCTGGGAGAGGCCGTCCTGCCCCCGTCACACAACTGGGGGAGAAGCATCCCACACGCCAGCCACCCTCGTTGTTGCCGGTGAGGTCTTCCAAAGCTTCCAAAGCTCGTGAAGGGGGAAGGACTCCATGTCTCAGAAGAAAAACTCTAGATTAGCAACAGAATGGTGCCCCAAGACTCAGGCAGCCCTCACTGCTCCCTGGGATGGACCCAGGCCCTGATGACCCTGGGTGTCCCCGGGAGCACCAGGCGAAGACCTTGGGTCTGAAGAGAAAGAGGCTGGGACCCTTTGCCCCGGGGGAAGGCAGAGCCAGATGGAAATTTTCAGCAGGGAGCAGCCTCccagggctgggagtggggtCTCCACCCCTCTGGGGCCAGCGCATGCTCGGAAACAGGACTCTTTTGAGCCCCAGCTAGCTGCCTGTTGGTTACCATCTAGAAAGGACAAGAGTTCACCTCTGCCCcgcacctccctccaccccacctcagAATGCCACGAGtgctgggggtgcctgcgtgCCTGTGTGGGGGCCTCCTGTGTCCCAGGATGGGAGCAGGTCTGGAATGGTGGGCCGGAAGGTGGGCCGCCGACAGTTGCCAGGGACCAGGTGGGTGTGGTGACCTCAAGAGTGCAACGGCTTAAGAAATGAggtcagaggggcacctgggtggctcagtcggttgagcatccgacttcagctcaggtcacgatctcacggtttgtgagttcgagccccgcgtcaggctctgggctgatggctcagagcctggagcctgtttccgattctgtgtctccctctctctctgcccctcccccattcatgctctctctctgtctcaaaaataaataaacattaaaaaaaaattaaaaaaaaaaaagaaatggggtcagagagtgcctgggtggctcattcggttgagcatccaactcttgatttcagctcaagtcatgatctcagggtcatgggctcaaggcctgccttgggctctgcgctgagcatggagcttgcttgggattctctctgcccctaccctgctcatgctctctctctctctctcaaaataaataaatattaaaaaaaaaaaaaaaaaaaagaaagaaagaaagaaatgcggTCAGTTGGGCAGGATTCAGGCCCTGGCGGGATGGTCCAGTGGCAGGGGTTGGTGAGGGCGCTTCCTGCTGGGTGCCAGCCTTAGTTGATTCCGTAAGTAATTACCCCGGTGCTCAGTGTCCCCTTCTAAGCCCTCTCTCACATGATCCTCCCACTCATCTGGGAGCAGATGAAatctggggaagggaggaagcctAGAGGAGTGAAGACCTAGGGAGGGGCCAGGCCCCATAGTGAGGAAACGAGACCAGGGGCGGCCCCTGCTGCAGCCCGGCGTGGGGGTGATCACAGGGTTGCAAATAAAGAGCTTTGGGGGAGTCGGCCCGGGGCTGCTGGTGGGAGAGGGTCGTGCCCTGGACTGGCCTCTAAGTTTCTCTGCGGGTCCAACCCCAAATCCCCCTCTGGAGAGAATCTTCTAAGGTTGCGGGCTTGCATCCTGCCTCTTCCCTGGGACCTGTCTCCTCCGTCATCTGAAGCCACTGCTATGAAGCAGGACACTCCCTCTGCCTTCTTGCGATCCTTCCTTCTGCCCCGTcctactttctctctccatctggcGAACACTCCATGAGAAAGGATGAGAGAGCTCAGGCAGCCAAAGCCTCCCATGCCAGCTACATACAAATTCCTAGTGGGGTCAGAAGACCGCTCACCCACTGAAGGCGGACCCTCGGGAAGCCGAGACCCAGCCCCAGGAGGATctggaggggaacagaggatgggtggggggtggagagctCCCAGGCACTCTCCCCTTCCCCGTTCCTACGCTTCCCCGATGGTGCGTCTGTGGAGCCCTGTTTCCCTCCCAGTGGGGACGGATATGTCACATTTATGGCGTCCCATTTCCTTCACAGAGATGCTATAGAGCCCTTTTCATTCCGGTGTTTGCATTTCATTCGCTCCATAAGaatcaataaaaactttaaataaaaaaaggcaaaatccaATTGCTGCTCATTTTCTTGATCCAACTGGCAGTTGGCATGTCACCTACATTCATTTGTGTTTCTGGGAGCTCGGAGTGGGAGAGCTTTTCACTGTGTGATGAGCCAGTGACGTCCCTTTTCCATCTCCAGCGATGGGGCTCCAGCCTACAAGTGATCAGCTCTGGATAAGCGGGCAcctgtctccttcctccccacccatgGTACCACCCGACCTGGCAAGAGTTGCCCCGTCCTGTAATCTCTCTAGGGACCAGCTTTCTCCTGAACTTTCCAGAGCAAAGCCTTCGTGCCAAGCGGGGTCCGGTGTCCATGCTGAGCCCTGGCTTCGGTACCTGGCCTGCAGTCAATGGCACCACGCATCCCAGACAGCCTCCTTTTTATCAGGATTTgcacccacccctcctccctccagcttcCGTGCCTCCGGGGCTGTCCTGCCTGTGCTCCCACTATGGATGGCTTCAAGCTGCTTCTCTGGAAATCAGCTCGGGGCTTTCAGCCGGAAGCCTAG
Encoded proteins:
- the MLN gene encoding promotilin; amino-acid sequence: MVSRKAVAVLLMVHVAVMLASQTEAFVPIFTHSELQRIREKERNKGQKKSLIVQQRSEEVGPLDPVEPTEEEENEVIKLTAPVAIGTRMNSRQLEKYRAALEGLLSEVLLPARNDK